The following proteins come from a genomic window of Metarhizium brunneum chromosome 2, complete sequence:
- the PCR3_0 gene encoding Protein PLANT CADMIUM RESISTANCE 3 — translation MAMAQNMRPEGDWENGLCGWAGCGNCFLSWCCPCIIFGKTAGRIDPDAETKECVIFGAIHLITGCGCLYNTFKREEIRKRYNIEGSLCGDCCTSYWCMCCALTQQENEVKSRETVMGAYQAQPPMMAVPQA, via the exons atggccatggcgcagAATATGAGGCCCGAGGGCGACTGGGAGAATGGGCTCTGCGGCTGGGCTGGCTGCGGCAACTGCTTCCTGTCCTGGTGCTGCCCGTGTATCA TCTTTGGTAAAACGGCCGGACGAATCGACCCCGACGCCGAGACCAAGGAGTGCGTCATCTTTGGTGCCATCCACCTCATCACcggctgtggctgctt GTACAACACGTTCAAGCGCGAGGAGATCCGGAAGCGGTACAACATCGAGGGCAGTCTGTGCGGCGATTGCTGCACGAGTTACTGGTGCATGTGCTGCGCGCTTACGCAGCAGGAGAACGAGGTCAAGAGCCGCGAGACTGTCATGGGGGCGTACCAGGCTCagccgcccatgatggcggttCCTCAGGCGTGA